The window AGCTACCCGTCTGATTGCGCCGAGCTGTTGGCGCACGAGCACCGGATCCAAGCCGTCATCGACCTGCGCGGTGAGGCGGTACCCGATATGCAACTGTTTCGCCGCCACGGCATTACGCTGCTGCACCTGCCCACCACCGACATGCGTCCGGTGGAAATGCCCGACCTCGAGCACGGCATCCGCTTTGCCAACGAGTTTTTGGACCAGGGCCAGCGTGTGCTGATCCATTGCGAGTACGGCATAGGCCGGTCGGCCACCCTCGCCCTGTGCCTGCTGGTGCACCGCGGCCTTGCGCCGCTCGACGCACTCGCGCTGATGAAGAAGCAGCGTCCCATCGTCGCGCCTTCGCCGCCGCAGTTCGCCTGCTGGTCAGCGTGGCTGG is drawn from Variovorax sp. PBS-H4 and contains these coding sequences:
- a CDS encoding protein-tyrosine phosphatase family protein; this encodes MDAWKPNFSWITELLAVGGSYPSDCAELLAHEHRIQAVIDLRGEAVPDMQLFRRHGITLLHLPTTDMRPVEMPDLEHGIRFANEFLDQGQRVLIHCEYGIGRSATLALCLLVHRGLAPLDALALMKKQRPIVAPSPPQFACWSAWLDSHRFSSDVDWELPTFEDFKTLAYVRPKH